The nucleotide window actttacaataaaaatagttttacaatctgatgtatcatatcaagtcacatcaatttataggtttacttttgtaaaatttctctGTGTCTAAAACATTTGATAAACGCTTAAGAAGACCCGATTCGCAGTTTCTGGCTTAATTTCAACACTTTGAGTTCTTTTAGCTTGTAATCAGTGAGCTATATCGTTAATTAGTTTGTTGAAGTTCTTGCATATATGGATGCTCTCGTGAAATTGTCGTGTCGAGTATTAGAATGATAATTTGTTCAAACTGGTTCTGTTCAATTCAGATAGTGAATCCAAGTTCACCTCATCAGAATGATGAACTTCATCACTAGGCAACCCTAGTTCTTGCCAAGATCTAATGTAATGCTGTTAAATTTATGCCCAGAAGAAAATAATTGGATAAATTCATGTCATTGTAGTTGACAAGGAAAACTTTCATTGGGCACATACAGTAGTTAAAGATTCTGCCAACCATAACTACGAGATCTCATTTCACTTTCCATGAAGATGAAAGTTGGACAGTCTAGATACTCGTTCGATATGACAGCAATATGCTGAAATCATTAGAGGTATATATTCCCAAACCTTATAGGAATCGATAGAAATTGCTAAATGTGACTGAAAATACGGTGTTTCCAAGGGCCAAGTCACAAAGTGGGATAAATTACACCTCAGTAACTGCATCTTGATTCTTGAACAtgcccagagagagagagagagaggggcaaCCGAGGGACCTAAGATGACATAATTACATCCAGTCATTATTGATGAGGACAAAACATGGATTAATGATTCAATCGTGAGTGGTTTCGTTTGGCATGGACATGCACGTGAACCCAATATCTTCCCTTTACCCCGCCCAAAACAATACCAAGGATAAAGTGTCTCCTATAATAATCCCACACAGGAGTCCCTAATTTGGAAAGAGGATGGGACATGTGTTGTCTCCAGGCTTAGAGTCTTGGGGGGTCTCTCTCATTTACATCAGCTGCATAATCATAGGCATGGGCAGATACATGTTTCCCAGCCTTTCCAGCAATAATACACTCTCTCCACATGGAAATATCATGCCCTTCTATATATACTTGGATTTTCTTCCTGTTTTCCTCCCCAAGGCTAGGAAGTTTTTATATTTCGGccaaataaataatgaaatcatCCTCTATCATTTTCTTATGTCTCTTTACGACCATTGTCTCCCACATCTTCCCAACTATCAGTACCCCCTATCCCTCCCCTTCCCTCATTTTACTCCAAGGAAGGCTGCCCATGAGAAAACTGAGCATGTTACTGCCCTACGACAAGCACAAATACCACAAAATACAGGTAAGTTCAAAAGTCCCTCACTGTTAAGTTTATCAGAAGATTTATCAAACGAGCTTGATGCCATATTATATTGCATATATGgatcaaattattttcttatttcacAGACATAAACTCAAACTTACTAGTTCTATTCTTAAATCAACTCAGCCATGCCCAGCTTCAAAACAGAATATTTAAGTTCATGTTctgagaaaaaaacaaagaaagaaaagctaATTATGACAAGCAGTTCCCTAATAATCagtataataatattgtttagaATTAATATTactgaaattataaaaaggGGACCAAACTTACCTTTTAGCTTCCCCATGCCAGATGGACCATGCACGCCAggtttacaattaaaattatacttcaGGCTGCCTTATTGGGTCTATTGAAATGCAGGATGGTGAAGAGATGAAAGGATCAACCGTCGAAGAAGGTTCAGTGACATTTAAACGTACAAGCAGCAGGGACAATTCAGATGAGATTGTCTACCACATTGATTATCAAGGGGTGACAACAcatccaactccaactccaaaacAACCCAAATCGTAGAGAGCTTATTCGCTTTTATGAGGAAATGTAATTATGTACTGTGTTTAAAGatataaatgaaaagtaaaGAGAGAGGTACCATTTCTAAGCGATAAGAGGCTTGTGTAAAATGTTTAACAGTTTGAGAAAgcgtttttttctttttaaaatgatagtAAGAGCTCAATTATCAGGATGAATTTTGGACACGTTAAATGAGTTTCTGTCCTAAAGTGCATGAatcataagaactttcaataGAAGAAACGTTCCAATACAACACTCAAATTTTAGTATGAAGTCCCACTAACACAGCTCATATGTTAAGAAGGCAAGCACCTTGTTCTACATCAACGGATGCACTTGGGACAACGCTGGATGCCCTTTGGATTTATTCACAACTTACACGAGAAACGCAGCAAAATCTCACCACGCCaaatgcaattttatttattacctggagagagagagagaagaaacagGAATAACAAACCATTAAAGAAGAATCAGTTGATACATATATGTATGGAATCATGATGTACAGTGCAGTGAAACCATTCCGTTCATATACTGCTTTCTAGCCTTCCTATACTTGTCGAGCAGCATTTTATAGCTATCTACTACATCGCCAAATAACACCTCATCACAGAACCTAGACTTGACACGCATGAATGCTGCTTCTACCTGATCTTTGTGTCTTACACATAAAGGGAATAACTTGGCCATCTCCACAAAAGGCACATTCCAATCATTTCCTTCAATGCTTTCTCCCTCCATATTGAGTAGCCGGAGCCATCTTATCTGATGAAAGGGGTCTTCAGTTTTCTGAATTGCAACTTCTATGCTCCTAAGCGCTTCCAAGAACCTTGACTCTGTGTTGACTTTATCAATCAAATAGCTGAAAATGGTTCTCTGATTCAGATCAAGCCAGCAACCAGTGTCTGATGACAAAGAAATTGCAGCAACCAAGCAAGCCTTCCGGAAGGTAGGATCAGAATCACCTACTAGCCCAATTGCAACATGCAAGACATTCACAGAAATAACATCAAGAAGTACTGCAGACTCGAGAAGAGAGAACTGAGGTTGCTTCTGGGTCTGGCTCCAGCAACAAAGTGCAACATGAGCAAATCCCTCCCACCTGAGTCAAATAAGACATAAAATAAAGTGCCTGGTACTTGGATAGTTTCAGGTTCAATATAATGTCAAACTGCTGTTATTTCAATTCCAAAGATTCTGGCGACTTCTTAAATTAACGAGCTCTTAACCACAATGTCAGGatcaaaacttttttctttttgttgtcttattatatttaatggttAATATAAATACCAACAAAAGTCCACTGTCTAGATCTACAGACTACAATAAAGTCAATTTGCAAACACAAATATTGCTGATTTCACCAAGTCACACAACACTAGGCATTTAGATTCACTTGCTTGAATCGTTTGGAAACCTAACACTTCATGCGCACGGACAGAGACATAATAGTGACATTTTGAACTTCTATGCAAGGAAATTGATACAAATCTACAACATCTAAGATTACCATATTACATTTTGAAGACATACAGTGATTCAGCTCTCTGAGCTACTGGATCCTAAAACTTGTCTGTGTCTCATAGacacatgtatattatattatttggtCAAGAAAATGGGTCAGCCCACGTGCTCTGTTTTCAGCACTTCAAACATTATCATTCCAATCATGAATAAAACTTTGCCATATTTACAGGGGTTTGCATAAAGGACTTGAGAAAAAAGCattgaaaacaataataatgtgCATCAATGACTATTTAGAAGTAGCCTTTAGATGGAAGTGTTTCACACACACACGGACATACTCATAGGGAAGGGGGGCTAACAATAACAACATACACGTTAAAGGAAGTCCTTTTCACGTTCACCCATGATTTAGATTGCAATGGATGGCCAGTCTACGCATTAAAAGACCCCAGATCCATCAATTAATTGACTGACCAATCAAATTGAGCCCTTTTTTAGTGGACTATTGGGTGTGGGAGGCAAAGATGGCTATTGGGGTCTAAATCAAGAGGGAATCAGACAGCTGGGCTCAAGCAATACGTTgttgattgattgatttgaaTCCAAGTTGTTCACCAAACAAAATGAGCATTATGCCGTAATGAGCAGAGGTATCTAATGAATCATCCAGAATTGAAGAAGTTACTATTTTTCCTCCAGCGCTATGATTGAGTTCGAATTGCCAATAATTGGTTTAAAAAGTTGCATTAGCCCACCTAAGGTCTAGTAGTATTTGCTTTTGGTCCTTAAGTTTAATTTATTCAAATGTAATAATGGTGATATTTTGTATACTAGACTTTCTTTTTAAGGGTGATTTACACacgagattttttttaaaattggagaCCTAACGGATGAATCTCAGTTCTCACGTGGAGAAGATGCAATTTTTATCCTGGATTGACAattcaaactcaatccaaactACAGGTGGATAAAGGGCAGTTTCTTCTATACAGCATATCTACCGCAAGATACATCTAAGCAAGCAAGTGTGTCAAACAAGTGGCCAAGGGTCTTTTCTGcccaaaaatatcaacaatTATTGAATCCCAATTTACAGAGAAAATAGACTTCCGTTTCTAAAAATTGTATAGTGTCATATCATCAATaactatatcttttttttttttttttttaaatattgataaaaaagcAGATGCTAAGAAAAAATGTAACTTTAAGAAGGAGACAATAATCGTGTCAATTCCTCAGATATCAAAGTAAATGGTCTTTTTCAGCATCTAACTTagcaattaataaataaataagggttCATTTAAGATAAGCATTAAATTATTATGCCATATTGATCAGAAGACTGTTGATAAATTCATAATCTCGTTCAACTTCCCAAATATTAGTCAAAACATAAGGGAAAAGAGCTGACAGTGTGTACTTTCACAAGTATAGCTGTATAACCACTTCCTGTAATTAAGTGGATGTGTTCCAAAAGCCATCTTTTAAATCCAGCTGAGAAAAgaataagttataattatatcagATAGAATTCAATCAAAAGAGTCAACAGGACATGCCAACAGGGTAATGTGCCACGGTATGATAAATAGAACCGAGATACTTGATTCAATCGTATGGTGATAGGCCTAGGCTAACTTTTTTCCACATTGTTACTATTCAATGtagaagaattattattttattttttttattgataggtTACACACACTTAGTAGATCTTCAACCCACGACCTTGGTCTCCAATCCATTTTTCTGAGTAAGAAGTACTATTTGATGAAGAGCTCACTggccagatatatatatatatatatatatgtattgataACCAACTCAATTAATTACTGGAGTCCTAATTTAACAATCACATTAATATTGCAGACATTTTACATGTACACATGTTTGGCTatttacctatataaaaaagataTGTTTGGTTATTCACAGCATATGTAGAGAAATGTATCCTTCTATTTTCATGTTAACCATGTTTTCCCCTGTTGAATGATTTGTCTAGCTGAGGAATAAAAGTGTCATACAAACATTCTACTCAGCATTATAGTCAAATCTTAATTTGACTTCATGGACGTCAGCAATCAATCTGAACTTGAAAGTAGCACAAAAAGATATGCACAAGAAAGGCACAATTTCCCACATGCAAGGACTGAAAGAAACCACAAGAAGCTAAACCATTAGAACCAAAtctgaaacaaaatcaaagtaAACATTTACTCACTCAAAAGGCGGTTCGACCTCAATACCAAGTGTAAGATGTAAGGAAAATCCAGCAGAGCCATTGGAACCGCCACTATCTGTGCATGCCTCGTGAGGAAAACCTCTGGGAATATACAAGATATCACCTTCTTTTAGCAAAATCTCTCTGCATTCAGCCACTGAAACCTCAGCCTCTACTCCAGGTAGGCTATCAAGAGGATCATATAAGCGAGGTAACTGGGCATTTGGCTGAGAAAAAACATTCCACTTCTTAGTTCCAAAAAGTtggcaaacaaacacacagtgGTCGTCAAAGTGACGAGCCAAACCCTGAGAATTAGGCGGCGTCAAGTACATATTGACACCCACAGATGGTTGGCCGAAGATAGATGCTACTCCATTTGCAATAGCGGCGATGCTCTCAAAGCGAAATTCCATGCCACGAAGTGCTACTGTGTAACcctcttgatatgcttcttcacATTTCAAAACATCATCAATGTTAAAAAAGTGGGAACCATTTTTGTAGCAAGAGTTGAGACTCTCCTTAAAGAAATGCACCTCTCTTTTCAATTGGCTTTCTGTTCTTAACACCCGTATGTCTTGCTGATAGATTATAGGGCAACCCAATTTATTCCTCACCTCCTCCAAAAAACTAAGGATGCCTAGTTCATCTGAAGAAATAGGAAAACAAGACACAGAGTTTTGAAGgattaaagaaagaaaggagggaACTGTTTCAGCTGAGTGTAGAGACCGTATAAATGAACTGAAAACATAATCTCTTACATCCAAAGCCATTGAAATTCTAAAGGGCGATACCTCCCAATGATTTAACATGAAATCTTCAAAACTAGAACTACCCAAACCAAAGATACTTCTTTTGACCACTTCAAAAGGTAAAGCTGCTGTAACTTGACTACTATTAATGGAAAGCCTAAAGATGCTTTCAGCGATATTATCAGTTCTAATGTTGCTTACATAAATGTGTGCCTCTTGGATGGATCTCATGGTGTTGGCAAGCAACATTTGATTATGCACTTTAGCCCACAGCTTTTTCAAAAGGACCAAAAAAGTTTCAGATAGATTTGTTGGGATCTTTTCCAACTGTTCCATGTTGCAGGAGTTAATGAGAATTACAGATGCAGTAAGAAGTAATATTGGGAGTTCATCTTCCTCAAACCCGATCTTGAGACAGGTAGCATTTCCATCATCCACAGTGCATAGAGAGACTTGCATTACTGGAGATTTAGGAACCTGAAGGAATCCAAACCTAGTGAAAATGAagtaaatttattcaaaatccttagctcaaaatatcaatataccATCTAATATGGAAACCCATATACAAAatgacataaattttttttttaatgagttaaaaatatttattaagcacaatgtaataggcgaagcccaagtacacatgaggtatacaaaagaaacacctagttacattctAATACTAGAAAAGCGAAGACAAAATGACAAGCAGAGGAGACATTTTCTGTCAGCAGGAATTaaaaatggcaaaaaaaaaaaaattccaatttcATTACAACTATGGCTAATCAACTTAAGCATCATGAAGATTCCTTCCTTAAGTGAAGAACACTCATAGGAAGAAGGGAATGGTTATAATGATCAAGTTACCGATTTTTCAATTGCTAGGTGTTGcgtacaaacataaaaaaaaccattaagTTAGTGGAAAAAGAACATCGAGGAAAAGTGAAATCAAGAGGTCATTCTGTCTCTGTCATTAGCAAACTAGTAACAATCTGCCAAGACATCAAACTGCATTTTTCTAATCCCAGTTTTCACTAATTGAACCTCATCTAGAGCAAGAGTCAGATGATACTTCAAGGTGCTCGCTTTAGTAGTGGTGAATGTTCaagttgaaaatttttctcacaCATGCCCAcgtgaagaaagaaaaaatgtgtGCTTTCAATAAATGCTAAATGCGTGTAAGAAGACAGGAAAGGTAAAACAGGATTGATATTATcaagcaaataaattttttggatGGAACTAAAACGGGGGTTAAGCCTGTGCCATTCAAAGGGCTTAACTGGTAGAAAGGGAATTCgagaaccttttttttatataggtaaaataaaaaaatcaagaactTTCCAGAACTCTTaattgatattttggattttatcaGATGGTTTAGCACAAACCCTCAAACTAATGCAAAGATATTAAACTAAAGGTAACACcgtaatttctttttcttcttctttatgcACTGCTCATGCACGCTTAATGCACACTACTAGAGAACAATCTCGTAAAccttttttcttccctcttAACAAGACCAAACCATAATCCTTCTTTCATGGCTAAAACAACAATATGGTCCCATTCactaaagaagaaaagaaaaccaaacacCGTAACACTAAAGAACAGAAACTcgtttattttccttaattctCAAGCAAACAGTACATTATCCGACTTGCagatccaaaaaacaaaaagccacAACTGGgttgaaaattaaaatgcaaGAAACTATAACAACATAATAATCTTTAATTAGACACTCACATTAGACTCTCCAAAGCGGAGGATGCCAGCAGGCGCTCTCGAGCAACCGAGGTTGTCGACATATCCAGAACAGCATTGCACGCAGCCATTAACACACTCCTCTTGGAACTTGCCAAAGCCGAAACCAAACCTTTCACAATATCAGCATCGAAAGCAATCCGTTCATTCATTTCGAGTGAAAACAGCGACGCCATGCCCACAATCTCCGCGCCGCGAGACGTTATGGAGGCCCTTCTGCAATGAAAGAATATAAGAAAATCGAAGAATCAGCAGTAATTCATTCATAATGGGCTCGTTTGAGTTAATCGAATTTAAGGATACGTTGAAGAGATTACTTGGAACAGAGAAGGAAGGGAAGCAAAGACAGGATGTGGTTGGGTTTGGTGGAGAGAAGAGAGTGAGGGAGCTTGACTAGACATTTCTCGATCAAGGAAAGGGAGTCGGGTCTGTGAGAGTTGGAGATCGCTGCGAGTAACAGAGCGAAAATGGTGTCGGCATCAACATGTCGAAGTTGAGGGTGAAGGTGAAGGCTACGGTTTTGGTAAGAGAAAGTTTGGGGTTTGCTTTTCCTTTTTCGGCGTGCGCTCTTCCTCTCGTGCTTCTCCTCCATTCTTTCCTCTGCTGCCGATGCCGTGCGGTTGCTTTGCCGTCTGCTGCCCCTGCACctagtttcaactttcaatcgGTTCGGATACTTTTgcgttttgtttcttttttggttgTATTTTCTGCTGCTTATGGGCTGGTACCTAGACACAGCTTACGACAacatcaaaacataaattttttgtacatgttttatgtattttcttttcttttttcagtcGTACATTTACTTTGGGAGATAAAAAGTGTTTTACATCCATAAAAAGGatctttgtgtttttttttttttaaaaaaaacatgtgatGTGTAACAAATTTAGGTGTTTGTCGAGAGCATAAGAACCATCAATGGTAGCTATAGATTGTTGAACGGTTATGGTCCATTGAACCATCAATAGTAGTATAGATAGTTGAACAGAGATGGCTTGGGACAACTTCATGTTGTAACACGAGCTGGGTCCTAAAAATCATGCTGAGAAACTCCTCAACACATTGATTCCAGATATGAAAGTGGAGAGCTGGCCAAGTTTCTGTGTTGCTGTGGAGGATGATAAAAGATGATCTTTGAAACGATATCACTGACACGAGTTGGACACTTCGCTGCAGAGTAAGCTCGAACCATCCGCTTGTAATCAAGGTATGGGGTAACATTGTATCCCACAGACGGAGGAATATCGTTTACAAAGTTGAACATATATAAACCGTTTCTGAAGTCTTTCGGAATACAAACAACAGAGACCTTCATTTGACACCACCTCACAGATATAATATCTAATACAGCTGAGGAAGCAACTTTGTGCCacttaggcctggtttggatagctGCAAATCCccataaaaaatgtttaaagaaaaataacattCAGATTTGCTATATTGTCTAAATCTTAGCACATAACCAAGCCAGATACCAACTCAAAGCCTGATGGTTCTCTACCATTCCACCAGAGAAATAAACATTTATTAGGTGAAACAGAAAACTTGGAAATAGTGTTTCCAGACCACGCCATTTGGACTATAAACTACAAACAAATCTTATATAAGCTATTTTTgaacaagaaaatatttccCCTTTTTATTTCACTCAATatacaaaaccaaaaataaataacattaggCTAGCCTTCTTAATCATAATTTAGTATCTGTCATCTGCTACACGGCTAGCAAACACAGGTAAAACTAAACCAGAAAATAATCTATATTTCCCCTTCCTGCATATTTCAATAAGCAaccatataaaagaaaaattgcaaGCAACAAGTGTGCTTATGCCACTATATCAAAAAGACAACAGCAGATACAAATACAAAACAGGACAAAATCATGAATTTCACAGGTCACAAGACCGTCACAAGGATTGCAAAATGCAAATAAACTACATTGCAACAAGAAACTCCAAGAATATTACCTTGTTCAGAACTATTTTCAGCTAATACACAAAATTCATTAAAAGTTACATCTTGAGGAAAGATCTGTACAGGAGTAGAAGGCGAGCATGAACTTCCAGCCAATCGTGCATTATACAGCAGGTATGTTGGAGAAAGAGAAGCCCTTGTATCCCTTATATGCATAGTACGCAATTCTTGTATAGTAAAACCCCGGAATGAACAAGATCGAACCCAGTATTGCAAAGAAGAGCCCTAATCATTCATCATCAAAACATAATCAATATTAGAACCGAAAGCCATAAACAGAAAACCCTAACCCTGACAAAGCTCTGTTGGTTTTTTTCCAGTACTACTATCTCCTAATCTCTCAGCAGCCCAACAAATCAAAGATTGTAGAAGAAATTCCACAAAAAAGGAATTACTTCGCTTTGGGATCTGTTTGGCTACCaagaaattaaatgaagaaACAGAATCTAAAACGCTATTTCATCCAGAAAATTTGAAAACCCTAGCCCTTAGATCAGGCACATTCgatgattttttaaaaacaatagtAGAACACGGGAATtcaagaaaaagattaaaagaagaagaagaataagaagaggTTAGGATTAACAtaggaagagaaaaaataaggaaaaaataacCGTGAGCACGGTCGCCGCCGACGTGGTTGAAGGCCATGAGGAAACCGACGATGATGCCGAGGGTACCGAAGATGAGAAGGGAGATGGCGAGAGCGATCTCCTTGATGGGAGGCCGGTTGTTCACCGTGTAAGAGGTCTCCATCATTATGTCCTCGTCCGTTATCGAGAACGCGTGGTCCACGTACGCCATTTTCTtccgcttcttcttcttcttcttcttcttccacacagtctctctgtttctctgtcTGCCTCTTGATATCTCTGCAAGACTGCAACCTATTTGATTTTGATCCGAAAACTTCAGATAACAATCAAAGTTAGCTAGGAGAAGAAATTCAACCTTCAAAGTAGAAGACTtaacaaagggaaaaagagagtttTCTTTTACCTTTCTAGTAGGTTGTTGACGAGTCTTGAACGTTTGAGGAGCTACGCAAACTCTTCGAATCACTTTCACACTAGATTACCTCTACCGCTTACGGTGTGCGGAGTTCGGGCGCGTGTTGCCTAACTTCCTGACCGCCGCGTGCTTAATAGTTTATTCTCATAGATTTATCCTAAAaaactctctctattttttaagCGATCCAAAATCCGATTAGGATAGAGTGTTCTGAGTAGGCATCTGTGGAAAGCGAGAGCGCTAAATACGTGGAAAGTACtgtcttatatattattataaaaataaatttataaattaacgttattaaatctattttatcagaatggataatttttctttcaaacggTCAAACCTTTCCCTAAAATTAATTATCTTaaactttatttataaataataataataataataataataaattaatgtgtGATAAGGGAGAAAAGGTATAAAGCCGAACTGAATCTGGTTCCaaattaatgcggcgtggcgcTCTCTCTCAGTGGAATTGACAGCGAATTTGTACCGAGTCTATTGTTTTCGCTCTCTATATCCTTCTCTGAATTCTGAATTTTGTCAGGTGAGTTTTTTTTAAGGAATGTTTTTGAGTTGCTGGAAGTCTAGATTCTTTccattgaaaaagaaaggaaaaggaaaaatcgACGATCTTTGAAGTTACactgttttttatatataatttctgcaTATGATTTTGCGAGTAAATCGGCCATCTTGGATCGTGCATTTGTAGCAAAAGAGACAACTTTGCGAGTAAATCTACCATCTTGGACATTGCATTTGTGGCAAAAGAGACAACATCAATTCGTAAAACAAATCTAAATTGTATGCTTTCTTGTTTTCCGGAGACCTGTTATATGTTTGAGACAGCGCCTCACAGAGGTTTTATTTCCAGCAATTGAAATCTTGATTTTCTCTTACTCTTACAGAGAGTATTCAGATTCTTTTGATATTATGCTCTAGTTAACAGATCGTAATGGACGTATGGTCACTACATTGCTTGGTtagttttgggtttgttttctGTCTTACTGGTAAAGTGggaattttatcatttcaaaaaCATGAAGTTGTGGTCACTTGAATTGCTAAACTATTTTGCGATTTGAGTTTCATTTATTGTTGAATAGCCATACTCATCTATCTACTTAAGTGCTTCCATGTTTGTTCAACGCTCTAGGATTTTGTGATGGGAATCAGTAAAACAGAAGTGAACTTGAGGAGGTTGCTTGCAGCTGCACCTCATCAACAAAACCTGGCAAAACTTGTACACGTATGTCTAAAGTTCTCTGAAGTGATATTTACTTTggctatttcttcttctttgggctcttaaatttttttcttgattttatatCTAGGTGTTCTAATTTTAGTGAAATACCTTTTATGATCACATGAATCATGTGAATTTGCAGTATGTTGCAACATTACGAGAACAAGTGGAACAAGTAGCTGAAGAGACTACTCCTGAAGGCTTACCTAGGTCGGTATactcatttatttccctttttttttctttgattctgCTCTTAGTTCCTTCCTGGTTTTGCTTTACTAGTATAACTATTCATTTATAGTGTCTCTATGACTTCTGCCTATTTCACTAGCTAACTCTTGAGTTTGGTTAAAGGTGATCAAAATGTCTAAGTCCTTCTAAAGATACGTCTGTCTACATGGTTTTTCTTTCTTAGTATGTGTTTATGCTCCATTCTTACCCTAGACCATTAGAGAATGGATTTTCTATTTGGTGCGGGATAAATTTAATGACTCAAATATGCCAATATAATTTATGAGATATCATTAGATGCTGTCAACCAATACTATACAGGTCTCCAGTTTCACCAGGGTGAGTACCTTTTTAGCATGAAGTACTACTGCATGTGATCTAGGGTTTCAACTGCCTTGAGGGACTTGACTACCTTGATGCTTAGACTAGGGTACAAAACTAAAATGTTTGTTTTGGAATGAACTACTCTAGAATCAtgttttct belongs to Juglans regia cultivar Chandler chromosome 8, Walnut 2.0, whole genome shotgun sequence and includes:
- the LOC109008174 gene encoding uncharacterized protein LOC109008174 isoform X2, with amino-acid sequence MEEKHERKSARRKRKSKPQTFSYQNRSLHLHPQLRHVDADTIFALLLAAISNSHRPDSLSLIEKCLVKLPHSLLSTKPNHILSLLPFLLCSKRASITSRGAEIVGMASLFSLEMNERIAFDADIVKGLVSALASSKRSVLMAACNAVLDMSTTSVARERLLASSALESLMFGFLQVPKSPVMQVSLCTVDDGNATCLKIGFEEDELPILLLTASVILINSCNMEQLEKIPTNLSETFLVLLKKLWAKVHNQMLLANTMRSIQEAHIYPNAQLPRLYDPLDSLPGVEAEVSVAECREILLKEGDILYIPRGFPHEACTDSGGSNGSAGFSLHLTLGIEVEPPFEWEGFAHVALCCWSQTQKQPQFSLLESAVLLDVISVNVLHVAIGLVGDSDPTFRKACLVAAISLSSDTGCWLDLNQRTIFSYLIDKVNTESRFLEALRSIEVAIQKTEDPFHQIRWLRLLNMEGESIEGNDWNVPFVEMAKLFPLCVRHKDQVEAAFMRVKSRFCDEVLFGDVVDSYKMLLDKYRKARKQYMNGMVSLHCTS
- the LOC109008174 gene encoding uncharacterized protein LOC109008174 isoform X1, which codes for MEEKHERKSARRKRKSKPQTFSYQNRSLHLHPQLRHVDADTIFALLLAAISNSHRPDSLSLIEKCLVKLPHSLLSTKPNHILSLLPFLLCSKRASITSRGAEIVGMASLFSLEMNERIAFDADIVKGLVSALASSKRSVLMAACNAVLDMSTTSVARERLLASSALESLMFGFLQVPKSPVMQVSLCTVDDGNATCLKIGFEEDELPILLLTASVILINSCNMEQLEKIPTNLSETFLVLLKKLWAKVHNQMLLANTMRSIQEAHIYVSNIRTDNIAESIFRLSINSSQVTAALPFEVVKRSIFGLGSSSFEDFMLNHWEVSPFRISMALDVRDYVFSSFIRSLHSAETVPSFLSLILQNSVSCFPISSDELGILSFLEEVRNKLGCPIIYQQDIRVLRTESQLKREVHFFKESLNSCYKNGSHFFNIDDVLKCEEAYQEGYTVALRGMEFRFESIAAIANGVASIFGQPSVGVNMYLTPPNSQGLARHFDDHCVFVCQLFGTKKWNVFSQPNAQLPRLYDPLDSLPGVEAEVSVAECREILLKEGDILYIPRGFPHEACTDSGGSNGSAGFSLHLTLGIEVEPPFEWEGFAHVALCCWSQTQKQPQFSLLESAVLLDVISVNVLHVAIGLVGDSDPTFRKACLVAAISLSSDTGCWLDLNQRTIFSYLIDKVNTESRFLEALRSIEVAIQKTEDPFHQIRWLRLLNMEGESIEGNDWNVPFVEMAKLFPLCVRHKDQVEAAFMRVKSRFCDEVLFGDVVDSYKMLLDKYRKARKQYMNGMVSLHCTS
- the LOC109008180 gene encoding transmembrane protein 230-like, which translates into the protein MAYVDHAFSITDEDIMMETSYTVNNRPPIKEIALAISLLIFGTLGIIVGFLMAFNHVGGDRAHGLFFAILGSILFIPGFYYTRIAYYAYKGYKGFSFSNIPAV